The genome window CTCTTtcactacacacacactcacccaCAGAATGACCAAGCTATCGATGGCTATACGATAACGGCAGTGCACGCCTATGATATGACACCGCTGGCGTTGCATGGCGGAGATGGTGGCACCGCACAGCTGCTAAGTGGCGGCGTGGGTCAACAGCATGCCAGGGTACGCTTCAAGCGGCACTCGACCGACGACCAATTGCCCGAGGCGATGCACTTTCAGCTGGTCATTTACGGTATCAACCTGTGATAGCGTAAGTAACtccaactctctctctctctctctctctatcactTTTTTGGTCTCTCTTTAACTAACTTtttgtgtctctctctcttttttcaaCTTTACTGCAGAGTTTAACaagtttctgttgctgcttcgtttttgatttttggttttttgtgttAGTCAAATGTTTCGCAACTTAATTAAGTTCCAATTAAACTTTGTATGCGATGCTGGGACAGCTTCCTGCTTCGAGACAGATAGTTGTGTtaactaaattataataatgtcaTAATTAAGAGCATGACTTGTGCTTATTTATAtggaaaatgagaaaaattcCAAGCATCATCCAACGAACGCACTTTGACAGCATCAGGCGACaacttggctgctgctgctgatgctgttgcggctgctcAACCTGCAACATGTAATGAGATGCAAATGcattgttgcacacacacaggggAAGAGTGAGTGAACCGCTTGGTGG of Drosophila nasuta strain 15112-1781.00 chromosome 3, ASM2355853v1, whole genome shotgun sequence contains these proteins:
- the LOC132790804 gene encoding uncharacterized protein LOC132790804; the encoded protein is MLTKRAGTTTLISLWLMLWLTSGANGATVTWGQVNKYASTLHAQDVYLPHPEMDVDVVYGSQNDQAIDGYTITAVHAYDMTPLALHGGDGGTAQLLSGGVGQQHARVRFKRHSTDDQLPEAMHFQLVIYGINL